The following proteins are co-located in the Haloterrigena sp. KLK7 genome:
- a CDS encoding alpha/beta hydrolase yields the protein MSADTDIDVEVHEDVTYATRDAGELGLDLFVPAVDDPPLVVYVHGGGWVAETRDNVPEPERYAAEWECAIASVSYRLAAIPDALEDGVDFPIDPANDTPRGVFPDQLVDVKAAIRWLRANADEYGYDATNVAAWGASAGGHLALLAGVVDDVEALAGDVFSETDLEKAVAPDESGAVQAVVDWYGVADLTLVPDDPTDPASLLIGGPKSEREAAFAQASPVTHVSAETPPVLAMHGRDDAVVSIEHSRVLFDALDEAGVDAALYELHDRNHVWVTGGVEEIESERVAMELLTADPTPAQSITETVHLEEGGSATALIEGTPPAGPEAIERFLERTIE from the coding sequence ATGAGTGCGGATACCGACATCGACGTCGAAGTCCACGAGGACGTGACGTACGCGACGCGCGACGCCGGCGAGTTAGGGCTCGATCTGTTCGTCCCCGCGGTCGACGATCCGCCGCTGGTCGTCTACGTCCACGGCGGCGGCTGGGTCGCCGAGACCCGCGACAACGTTCCGGAGCCGGAACGGTACGCGGCCGAGTGGGAGTGTGCGATCGCCAGCGTGAGCTACCGATTGGCCGCGATTCCCGACGCCCTCGAGGACGGCGTCGACTTCCCGATCGACCCGGCGAACGACACGCCGCGGGGCGTCTTCCCAGACCAGCTCGTCGACGTGAAGGCGGCGATCAGGTGGTTGCGGGCGAACGCCGACGAGTACGGATACGACGCGACGAACGTCGCGGCGTGGGGCGCGTCGGCCGGCGGTCACCTGGCCCTCCTCGCGGGCGTCGTCGACGACGTCGAAGCGCTCGCGGGGGACGTCTTCTCCGAGACGGACCTCGAGAAGGCGGTCGCCCCCGACGAGTCGGGCGCCGTCCAGGCGGTCGTCGACTGGTACGGCGTCGCGGATCTCACGCTGGTCCCGGACGACCCGACCGATCCCGCCTCGCTCCTCATCGGCGGCCCGAAATCGGAGCGCGAGGCCGCGTTCGCGCAAGCGAGTCCGGTGACCCACGTCTCCGCGGAGACGCCGCCGGTCCTCGCCATGCACGGTCGCGACGACGCGGTGGTTTCGATCGAACACAGCCGCGTCCTGTTCGACGCGCTGGACGAGGCCGGCGTCGACGCGGCGCTGTACGAACTGCACGACCGCAACCACGTCTGGGTGACCGGCGGCGTCGAGGAGATCGAGTCGGAACGGGTGGCGATGGAACTGCTGACCGCGGATCCGACGCCCGCGCAGTCGATCACCGAGACCGTCCACCTCGAGGAGGGCGGCTCCGCGACCGCTCTCATCGAGGGAACTCCCCCGGCGGGACCGGAAGCGATCGAGCGGTTCCTCGAGCGCACGATCGAGTGA
- a CDS encoding transcription initiation factor IIB produces the protein MTRSIIDHTTSESTETETGLCPDCETDTIVHDPDRGERVCEECGLVLTEDPIDYGPEWRAFNAQEHDELSRVGAPLTQSMHDRGLTTTIDWRNKDANGHSMSAEKQGQLHRLRVWQERIRTKNAGERNLKYALSEIDRMVSALGVPKPVKETASVIYRRALEQDLIRGRSIEGVATSALYTACRKEDIPRSLEEVTSVSRVDQREIGRTYRYIADELDINLEPTNPRQFVPRFCSELDVGKDVETKAVEIIDQTTEQGLHSGKSPTGFAAAAIYAAGLLCDETIPQRAVADTAQTTVVTVRNRYREQLEAIDQQPATT, from the coding sequence ATGACGCGGTCCATCATCGATCACACCACGAGCGAATCAACGGAGACAGAGACCGGTCTATGTCCGGATTGCGAAACGGATACGATCGTCCACGACCCGGACCGCGGCGAGCGAGTCTGCGAGGAGTGCGGGCTCGTTCTGACCGAAGATCCGATCGATTACGGCCCCGAGTGGCGAGCGTTCAACGCCCAGGAGCACGACGAACTCTCCCGCGTCGGCGCACCGCTGACCCAGTCGATGCACGACCGAGGGCTGACGACGACCATCGACTGGCGCAACAAGGACGCCAACGGCCACTCGATGTCGGCCGAGAAGCAGGGCCAGCTCCACCGCCTCCGCGTCTGGCAGGAGCGCATTCGCACGAAAAACGCCGGCGAACGCAATCTCAAGTACGCGCTCTCGGAGATCGACCGGATGGTCAGTGCGTTAGGGGTTCCAAAGCCCGTCAAGGAGACCGCGAGCGTCATCTACCGGCGCGCGCTCGAGCAGGATCTCATCCGCGGCCGATCGATCGAGGGCGTCGCCACGAGCGCGCTGTACACGGCCTGCCGGAAGGAGGACATTCCGCGGAGCTTAGAGGAAGTCACCTCCGTCTCGCGGGTCGACCAGCGGGAGATCGGCCGCACGTATCGGTATATCGCCGACGAACTCGACATCAATCTGGAGCCGACGAATCCGCGCCAGTTCGTCCCTCGCTTCTGTTCGGAACTCGACGTCGGCAAGGACGTCGAGACGAAGGCCGTCGAGATCATCGACCAGACGACCGAACAGGGCCTGCACTCGGGGAAGTCGCCGACCGGCTTCGCCGCCGCCGCCATCTACGCGGCCGGCCTCCTCTGCGACGAGACGATCCCCCAGCGCGCCGTCGCCGACACCGCACAGACGACCGTGGTGACGGTGCGGAATCGGTATCGGGAGCAGCTCGAGGCGATCGACCAGCAGCCGGCGACTACATGA
- a CDS encoding ArsR family transcriptional regulator has protein sequence MSSIDTSLPDEIASVADSDEEQRLSKDVIFELLKNRRRREVLAYLLEADDTVTLGELAEQIAAWENDTEVSALSSDQRKRVYVALYQTHLPKMDDAGIVEYDQDRGLISLADNADLLMMYLDTDTHQQDRWDRWYAALSVVGAALVSGAFLSVPPLSAVPTLGIAGVVVVAFFALSVAHAVSNRRRERNVDGKLSRIE, from the coding sequence ATGTCGTCGATCGATACGTCGCTCCCCGACGAGATCGCCTCGGTCGCCGACTCGGATGAGGAGCAACGACTGTCGAAGGACGTCATTTTCGAGCTCCTGAAGAATCGACGGCGGCGAGAAGTCCTCGCGTACTTACTCGAGGCCGACGATACGGTCACCCTCGGCGAACTCGCCGAACAGATCGCGGCCTGGGAGAACGATACCGAAGTCAGCGCGCTCAGCTCCGATCAGCGCAAGCGCGTGTACGTCGCGCTTTACCAGACCCATCTGCCGAAGATGGACGACGCCGGTATCGTCGAGTACGATCAGGATCGGGGGCTGATCTCCCTGGCGGACAACGCCGACCTGCTGATGATGTATCTGGACACGGATACGCACCAGCAGGACCGGTGGGACCGATGGTACGCCGCCCTGAGCGTCGTCGGCGCGGCGCTCGTCTCCGGGGCGTTCCTCAGCGTTCCGCCGCTGTCGGCCGTCCCGACGCTCGGCATCGCCGGCGTCGTCGTCGTCGCTTTCTTCGCCCTCTCGGTCGCACACGCGGTGTCGAATCGGCGACGCGAACGGAACGTCGACGGCAAGTTATCGCGGATCGAGTGA
- a CDS encoding right-handed parallel beta-helix repeat-containing protein, with product MARDKPGLPDENSGTDGSEDGEQGGNAPLLDRRSYLKLAGTASGAGAAIIGATPSGAAASEYDVIEADNSLYRLDDGEVFENKIIDFSNGNYFMLYGRESTNWTIRNVGFRGAHRRDRHAIVVADVGGNTSTIENVYMGDGCVRPSSYRSHGQCAIWVAPEHDGHIDIKNCNVQNWPNNGIYASAPGYNGRGGTVHIDDCYAANNYVSSYRLGSDGSKCTNSVAYNDGNGRYDGRCFWGWNPGEITVSDCDFSSGSYPDAIHLGRSGERTDVVIEATRYDGLSERGDVNVSWGATDGSSPDLSMPDGVPTTAEEAAGATGSSADGRSRGDHEDLQYTYEFVAEGESEPTDYYFEVEAAPVEPSTYNGATIEDDSMWISDDGTRAAGRVVDGRHAWEFDSLLVDVTVEGPADPFVDDSPSHLGRYPRPGATGDDWKGDMPWHDDGLDRTILIDGIGTIGKSRYEFTVTGDVEAATYRGASINGDDEIDGGDVVGSVGGWRDAFRFGGDLESLSIDGDARVLVDDEQVDPADYGDALEHVLTVVGNGSAASYEVSVSGEIEPIAWDGFGDRVTVTSGTAESTIESGVQRYRYAGSVTDLSFESGSAHVYADRDRITPDDF from the coding sequence ATGGCACGCGATAAGCCCGGCTTACCCGACGAGAACTCCGGGACGGACGGGTCCGAAGACGGTGAACAGGGGGGTAACGCTCCGTTACTCGACAGGCGATCGTATCTGAAACTGGCCGGGACCGCGTCAGGGGCCGGCGCGGCGATCATCGGCGCCACCCCGAGCGGCGCGGCCGCGAGCGAGTACGACGTGATCGAAGCGGACAATTCGCTCTATCGACTGGACGACGGCGAGGTCTTCGAGAACAAGATCATCGATTTCAGTAACGGCAACTACTTCATGCTGTACGGCCGCGAGTCGACGAACTGGACCATCCGAAACGTCGGCTTCAGAGGCGCCCACCGACGCGACCGGCACGCGATCGTGGTCGCGGACGTCGGCGGCAACACGTCCACTATCGAGAACGTCTACATGGGCGACGGGTGTGTCCGACCGAGCAGCTACCGCTCCCACGGCCAGTGTGCGATCTGGGTCGCTCCCGAGCACGACGGCCACATCGACATCAAGAACTGTAACGTCCAGAACTGGCCGAACAACGGGATCTACGCCTCCGCACCCGGATACAACGGCCGGGGCGGGACGGTCCACATCGACGACTGCTACGCCGCGAACAACTACGTCTCGAGCTACCGACTCGGTTCGGACGGATCGAAGTGTACGAACTCCGTCGCGTACAACGACGGGAACGGACGCTACGACGGCCGCTGTTTCTGGGGCTGGAATCCCGGCGAAATCACGGTCAGCGACTGCGACTTCTCCTCGGGATCGTACCCCGACGCGATCCACCTCGGCCGAAGCGGCGAACGGACCGACGTCGTGATCGAGGCCACGCGGTACGACGGGCTCAGCGAGCGCGGCGACGTGAACGTCTCGTGGGGCGCCACCGATGGGTCCAGTCCCGACCTGTCGATGCCCGACGGCGTCCCGACCACGGCGGAGGAAGCCGCCGGCGCCACTGGCAGCAGTGCGGACGGGCGTTCGCGCGGGGACCACGAGGACCTGCAGTACACGTACGAGTTCGTCGCCGAGGGCGAGTCCGAGCCGACCGACTACTACTTCGAGGTCGAGGCGGCCCCCGTCGAACCGTCGACGTACAACGGCGCGACGATCGAGGACGACTCCATGTGGATCAGCGACGACGGCACCCGCGCCGCCGGCCGCGTCGTCGACGGGCGCCACGCCTGGGAGTTCGACTCGCTGCTGGTCGACGTCACCGTCGAGGGGCCGGCCGACCCGTTCGTCGACGACAGCCCGTCGCACCTCGGTCGGTATCCGCGACCGGGCGCGACCGGCGACGACTGGAAGGGCGACATGCCCTGGCACGACGACGGACTCGACCGGACGATTCTGATCGACGGCATCGGGACGATCGGGAAGAGCCGCTACGAGTTCACGGTGACCGGCGACGTCGAGGCCGCGACCTATCGAGGCGCGTCGATCAACGGCGACGACGAGATCGACGGCGGGGACGTCGTCGGCTCCGTCGGTGGCTGGCGCGACGCCTTCCGCTTCGGCGGCGACCTCGAGTCGCTGTCCATTGACGGCGACGCGCGCGTGTTGGTCGACGACGAGCAGGTCGATCCGGCCGACTACGGCGACGCGCTCGAGCACGTCCTGACCGTCGTCGGGAACGGTTCGGCGGCGTCGTACGAAGTCAGCGTCAGCGGCGAGATCGAGCCGATCGCCTGGGACGGCTTCGGCGACCGCGTCACCGTGACGTCGGGAACCGCCGAGAGCACCATCGAGTCCGGCGTCCAGCGGTATCGCTACGCCGGTTCGGTGACGGACCTGTCGTTCGAGTCGGGATCGGCCCACGTCTACGCCGACCGCGACCGAATCACGCCGGACGACTTCTGA
- a CDS encoding GNAT family N-acetyltransferase encodes MSNPTSTSTRSPCTVRPFEHSDRTELLSLYEQVFGRDRSVDWFRWKYEDNPYADHVPIVVAESEGDLVGCRAFFAQELRIDGTERIAFQPCDTMVHPEYRNQGLFSRMNEYALERYAGTDRPPALCFNFPNENSKPGNLKHGWREIGTVPVYYRPQDPIGSVKALTDDEDDRDGSDGAPALDGFDRSVGGDEWVVDGEFGSGADRDPPGDRAPSDDAETSVADALADVITSSQRAGDRLVTDSDGEFDVVRYETPPADVLESIYRRSIPSGIHTNRTAEFYRWRCANPARTYTAYVAVRDGETPVAALLCSAVDEHLRIVDTLPREIEAEATAIDRLLAAVLADRPDSHYVTAFGETLPSPIQYRFYPDTRFPLSTLIRPSARTLLARDLGGADAIEETAVDDWTLSRLDLDTS; translated from the coding sequence ATGAGTAATCCCACATCGACGTCCACGCGGTCTCCGTGTACGGTCCGTCCGTTCGAACACAGCGATCGGACCGAACTGTTGTCGCTGTACGAGCAGGTGTTCGGCCGCGACCGAAGCGTCGACTGGTTTCGCTGGAAGTACGAGGACAATCCCTACGCCGACCACGTTCCGATCGTCGTCGCCGAGAGCGAGGGCGATCTCGTCGGCTGTCGGGCGTTTTTCGCCCAGGAACTGCGCATCGATGGGACCGAGCGGATCGCGTTCCAGCCCTGCGATACGATGGTCCACCCGGAGTACCGGAACCAGGGGCTGTTCAGCCGCATGAACGAGTACGCCCTCGAGCGATACGCCGGCACCGATCGACCGCCGGCGCTCTGTTTCAACTTCCCGAACGAGAACTCCAAGCCGGGCAACCTCAAACACGGCTGGCGGGAGATCGGGACGGTCCCGGTGTACTACCGACCGCAGGACCCCATCGGGAGCGTCAAGGCGTTGACCGACGACGAGGACGATCGCGATGGAAGCGACGGCGCCCCGGCGCTCGACGGCTTCGATCGGAGCGTAGGCGGCGACGAGTGGGTCGTCGACGGCGAGTTCGGCTCGGGCGCGGACCGCGATCCGCCCGGCGACCGCGCTCCGTCCGACGACGCCGAGACGAGCGTCGCGGACGCGCTCGCCGACGTGATCACGAGTTCGCAGCGGGCGGGCGACCGTCTGGTCACCGACTCCGACGGGGAGTTCGACGTCGTCCGGTACGAGACGCCGCCCGCGGACGTCCTCGAGTCGATCTACCGGCGATCGATTCCGTCGGGGATCCACACGAATCGAACCGCCGAGTTCTACCGATGGCGGTGTGCGAACCCCGCCCGCACCTACACGGCGTACGTCGCGGTACGGGACGGAGAGACGCCCGTCGCCGCGCTGCTCTGCTCGGCCGTCGACGAACACCTGCGAATCGTCGATACCCTGCCGCGGGAGATCGAGGCCGAGGCGACGGCGATCGATCGCCTGCTGGCGGCGGTCCTCGCGGACCGGCCGGACAGCCACTACGTCACCGCCTTCGGGGAGACGCTGCCGTCGCCGATCCAGTACCGGTTCTACCCCGACACGCGCTTCCCGCTCTCGACGTTGATTCGACCGAGCGCGCGGACGCTGCTCGCTCGCGACCTCGGCGGCGCCGACGCGATCGAGGAGACGGCAGTCGACGATTGGACGCTCTCGCGGCTCGATCTGGACACGTCCTGA
- a CDS encoding formyltransferase family protein, whose product MSDDGLSIGLLLAEPAMERWALEAVERARRDADASVDFVVLPADEDSADADGPIDAMERYVTSALEYGAWTPVLGWHRLVNTPEHYEKVPIDDLEWIDDAEVVRARPEPADDFGQRLPASVVDRIESAGIDLLFRRGFGILKGDVLTAPTHGVLSYHHGNVRDYRGRPPGVWEYANDERSAGITLQRLTPTLDGGEIVVEKTVDIGDCRTWQAVEDRLFERSTEMLATACTRLEDPSFETTKPDDLGPLYTCPDALETVQIELKNSKGKLLNNISG is encoded by the coding sequence ATGAGTGACGACGGCCTCTCGATCGGACTCCTCCTCGCCGAACCGGCGATGGAGCGATGGGCCCTCGAGGCCGTCGAGCGGGCCCGTCGGGACGCCGACGCCTCGGTCGATTTCGTGGTCCTGCCCGCCGACGAGGACAGCGCAGACGCTGACGGTCCGATCGATGCGATGGAGCGATACGTCACGTCCGCGCTCGAGTACGGCGCGTGGACGCCCGTGCTGGGCTGGCACCGGCTGGTGAACACGCCGGAGCACTACGAGAAGGTGCCGATCGACGACCTCGAGTGGATCGACGACGCGGAGGTCGTCCGCGCGCGTCCGGAGCCCGCCGACGATTTCGGACAGCGGCTTCCGGCCTCGGTCGTCGATCGCATCGAGTCGGCCGGCATCGATCTCCTGTTCCGGCGCGGGTTCGGGATCCTCAAGGGCGACGTGCTGACGGCGCCGACCCACGGCGTCCTGAGCTACCACCACGGCAACGTCAGGGACTACCGGGGTCGCCCCCCCGGCGTCTGGGAGTACGCGAACGACGAACGGTCGGCCGGGATCACGCTCCAGCGACTGACGCCGACCCTCGACGGCGGGGAGATCGTCGTCGAGAAGACGGTCGACATCGGCGACTGTCGGACGTGGCAGGCGGTCGAAGATCGACTGTTCGAGCGCTCGACGGAGATGCTGGCGACCGCCTGTACCCGACTCGAGGACCCGTCGTTCGAGACGACGAAACCGGACGATCTCGGGCCGCTGTACACGTGTCCGGACGCGCTCGAGACGGTACAGATCGAACTCAAGAATTCCAAAGGGAAGCTGCTGAACAACATTTCCGGCTAG
- a CDS encoding alkaline phosphatase family protein yields the protein MKDRSSLQTLLVGIDAACDRVLSPLFDDGEVPTLESIYRTGTSGPLESQIPPWTASAWPSLYTGMNPGKHGVYGFLRFEGYDWDVVNATDVRERSLWELLDRHGITSAVVNVPVTHPPREFDGTLIPGYTAPEDPDCHPDGLLEEVREEIGEYRVYPDEDVDDLGRAYSDCVRMRGEAFRYLADRDDPEFGFVEFQATDSIFHERPNDEEAIRSIYRAVDRELREIIEAHDPENVIIASDHGMGPYDGVEFRANEFLREEGFVATERGGDGMPTWATVRDGNLKRGRDDTSYDPGVAERAMATAAGFGLTSQRIGGVLERLGIADLVAARVPNGLVNAGAEQVDFPESAAYVRSRIELGVRINLEGREPDGVVPPERYEEVRARLIDELRSVTTPDGEPVFEAVRPREEVFHGPEIEDAVDVVTVPADFDHFLSATLLDEQFGPPSEPWNHKRDGTIAARGEAIDPAAGVGSAHLFDVAPTVLSTLGVPYDERMDGEPLPCVEPAGTRSYPRLDADRSVETADEGVEKRLADLGYLE from the coding sequence ATGAAGGACCGATCCTCACTCCAAACGCTGTTGGTCGGCATCGACGCGGCCTGCGATCGGGTCCTGTCGCCGCTGTTCGACGACGGCGAGGTGCCGACGCTGGAGTCGATCTACCGGACCGGGACGAGCGGCCCGCTCGAGTCACAGATCCCGCCGTGGACGGCCTCCGCGTGGCCGTCGCTGTACACGGGGATGAACCCCGGTAAACACGGCGTTTACGGATTCCTGCGGTTCGAGGGCTACGACTGGGACGTGGTCAACGCTACCGACGTCCGCGAGCGGTCGCTGTGGGAACTGCTCGACCGCCACGGAATCACGAGCGCGGTCGTCAACGTCCCCGTCACGCACCCGCCCCGGGAGTTCGACGGCACGTTGATCCCCGGCTATACCGCGCCAGAAGACCCCGACTGCCATCCCGACGGGCTACTCGAGGAGGTCCGGGAAGAGATCGGGGAGTACCGCGTCTATCCCGACGAGGACGTCGACGATCTGGGGCGGGCCTACAGCGACTGCGTGCGGATGCGCGGGGAGGCGTTTCGCTACCTGGCCGACCGAGACGACCCCGAGTTCGGGTTCGTCGAGTTCCAGGCGACGGACTCGATCTTCCACGAGCGGCCGAACGACGAGGAAGCGATCCGCTCGATCTACCGCGCGGTCGACCGAGAGCTCCGGGAGATCATCGAGGCCCACGATCCGGAGAACGTGATTATCGCCAGCGACCACGGGATGGGACCGTACGACGGCGTGGAGTTTCGAGCCAACGAGTTTCTCCGCGAGGAGGGGTTCGTCGCGACCGAGCGCGGCGGAGACGGCATGCCGACGTGGGCGACGGTTCGCGACGGGAACCTCAAGCGAGGTCGGGACGACACGAGCTACGACCCCGGCGTCGCCGAACGGGCGATGGCGACCGCCGCCGGATTCGGGCTCACGAGCCAGCGGATCGGTGGCGTCCTCGAGCGGCTCGGGATCGCCGACCTCGTCGCGGCCCGCGTCCCGAACGGGCTCGTCAACGCGGGCGCAGAGCAGGTCGACTTCCCCGAATCGGCCGCGTACGTGCGCTCGCGAATCGAACTCGGCGTTCGCATCAACCTCGAGGGTCGCGAGCCCGACGGCGTCGTCCCGCCCGAGCGATACGAGGAGGTCCGGGCTCGGCTCATCGACGAACTGCGCTCGGTGACGACCCCCGACGGCGAGCCCGTCTTCGAGGCGGTCCGACCGCGGGAGGAAGTCTTTCACGGCCCCGAGATCGAGGACGCCGTCGACGTCGTGACCGTCCCGGCCGACTTCGATCACTTCCTGTCGGCGACCCTGCTCGACGAGCAGTTCGGGCCGCCGAGCGAACCGTGGAACCACAAACGCGACGGGACGATCGCGGCCCGCGGTGAGGCGATCGACCCCGCCGCCGGCGTCGGAAGCGCCCACCTCTTCGACGTCGCGCCGACCGTCCTGTCGACGCTCGGCGTCCCGTACGACGAGCGGATGGACGGCGAACCGCTCCCCTGTGTCGAGCCGGCCGGCACGCGATCCTATCCCCGACTCGACGCCGATCGGTCGGTCGAGACGGCCGACGAGGGGGTCGAGAAGCGGCTGGCGGACCTCGGCTACCTCGAGTGA